In one window of Candidatus Neomarinimicrobiota bacterium DNA:
- a CDS encoding OmpA family protein, giving the protein MSLNTRSCRLIILSACCAFILALSPANGQEQNLDNLLQTSEQDIDICNSTIYILQNNLPKRTSKKISKKLSKELRKVKKRLKIKKRYYNTECRFVDCVVEDIGKTKATHAFVLDNSVNLLGADRGIVMRELLYDFNSDKIKPSAQFELLYLLGLLEDNSEINLELSSHTDTRGVDAYNLDLSQRRANSVMKWLTDNGVDPDRLRAVGYGETRPALITSQQEGLYPFIKEGDILTSDYINSLDTPQKQDIAHALNRRTEVSISSTVVRKIMGGTLDLMLLDLDDGVLVSEVSTDFIGSEKDLYDRVQNMSWELVVNFGLDKCKRGLGALLVPIIIVGGGAGYYAYTEMTAEEEGIGAPPGLPEDCCNK; this is encoded by the coding sequence ATGTCACTGAATACGAGATCCTGCCGATTAATAATCCTGTCCGCCTGCTGTGCATTTATACTTGCACTGTCTCCAGCTAACGGACAAGAGCAAAACCTGGACAACTTGTTGCAAACATCGGAGCAGGATATAGATATCTGTAATTCAACCATCTATATTTTGCAAAATAACCTCCCGAAAAGAACCTCTAAAAAAATCAGCAAGAAACTATCAAAAGAGCTAAGGAAGGTTAAAAAACGGCTCAAGATAAAAAAACGTTACTACAATACGGAGTGCCGGTTCGTTGACTGCGTAGTTGAGGATATCGGAAAAACGAAGGCCACCCACGCTTTTGTCCTGGACAATAGTGTGAATCTGTTGGGAGCTGACCGGGGTATTGTCATGAGAGAACTTCTCTATGACTTCAACAGTGACAAGATAAAACCGTCGGCCCAGTTCGAACTGCTATATCTCCTGGGTCTCCTGGAAGACAACTCGGAAATAAACCTTGAGCTTTCTTCCCATACAGACACAAGAGGCGTTGACGCCTACAACCTGGACCTTTCTCAGCGACGCGCAAATTCAGTTATGAAATGGCTTACTGACAACGGCGTTGATCCCGACCGGTTAAGGGCGGTGGGATACGGCGAGACAAGACCGGCCTTAATCACTAGTCAGCAAGAGGGGCTCTACCCGTTCATAAAAGAGGGTGACATCCTGACTTCAGATTATATCAATTCACTCGACACTCCTCAAAAACAAGACATAGCCCATGCCTTAAACCGCCGGACCGAGGTATCTATTTCGAGCACTGTTGTACGCAAGATCATGGGTGGAACCCTCGATCTTATGCTTCTTGATTTGGACGACGGTGTTCTTGTGAGTGAAGTATCAACTGACTTTATTGGCAGCGAGAAGGATCTTTACGACAGGGTCCAGAATATGAGCTGGGAGCTGGTGGTGAATTTCGGCCTTGACAAATGTAAAAGAGGCCTGGGCGCATTATTGGTGCCAATAATCATCGTAGGCGGCGGTGCCGGTTACTATGCCTACACAGAAATGACGGCTGAAGAAGAAGGCATCGGTGCTCCCCCAGGATTGCCAGAGGATTGCTGCAACAAGTAG